One genomic segment of Chitinophaga sancti includes these proteins:
- a CDS encoding glycosyltransferase encodes MLYNLGLVAFYSFATVAGIQILYYLIVFSRVAFYRRTFDVDAEPESQFSVIICAKDEELNLQKNLPSVLLQRFHDKKNPSYEVIVVNDNSEDDTKYYLRSIEVGYPHYRHIEIKQPAKFIPGKKFPLSMGIRTAKFENILLTDADCKPSSTYWLALMSQGFTDGKEIVLGYSPYVKKPGLLNKVIRYETYFSALQYLGFALSGVTYMGVGRNLAYKRELFNRQKGFTAHHHIASGDDDLFVNAAANRGNVGVVINKQAFTYSEPKTSWRKWFLQKTRHMSTGKHYRFSHKLLLGLFSLTHFLFYPLFIVSLFFQPMMIYVLGIFGGKMLLQSVITFLAMKKLDEGDLFKFSWFMDIFMCLYYVIFTPALLFKSKNKW; translated from the coding sequence ATGTTGTATAACTTAGGCTTAGTAGCCTTCTACAGTTTTGCTACCGTTGCAGGGATACAGATCCTCTATTACCTGATCGTCTTTTCCAGGGTAGCTTTTTATCGCCGTACCTTCGACGTGGATGCAGAGCCGGAATCACAGTTCTCAGTTATTATCTGTGCCAAGGATGAGGAATTGAACCTGCAGAAAAACCTGCCTTCTGTACTTTTACAGCGATTTCACGATAAAAAAAATCCGTCTTATGAGGTCATTGTTGTGAATGACAATTCAGAAGATGATACAAAATACTACCTCCGGTCAATAGAAGTTGGTTATCCACATTATCGTCATATTGAGATTAAACAACCTGCCAAGTTTATTCCTGGTAAGAAGTTTCCACTTTCTATGGGGATACGGACGGCGAAATTTGAAAATATCCTGCTGACAGATGCGGATTGTAAACCCAGCAGTACTTATTGGTTAGCACTGATGAGTCAGGGTTTTACGGATGGGAAAGAGATTGTGCTGGGGTATAGTCCTTATGTAAAAAAACCGGGGTTGCTGAATAAGGTGATCCGTTATGAGACTTATTTCAGTGCTTTGCAATATCTGGGTTTTGCGCTGAGTGGAGTGACTTATATGGGTGTAGGGCGGAACCTGGCTTATAAGAGGGAGTTATTTAACCGTCAGAAAGGGTTTACAGCGCATCATCATATTGCTTCGGGCGATGATGATCTGTTTGTGAATGCGGCGGCGAATAGGGGGAATGTGGGTGTGGTGATCAATAAACAGGCATTTACTTATTCTGAGCCGAAGACGAGCTGGCGGAAGTGGTTTTTGCAGAAGACGAGGCATATGAGCACCGGGAAGCATTACCGGTTTAGTCATAAATTACTGTTGGGGTTGTTTAGTTTGACGCATTTTCTTTTTTATCCGCTGTTTATAGTGAGTTTATTTTTTCAGCCGATGATGATTTATGTGTTGGGGATATTTGGGGGGAAGATGTTGTTACAGTCGGTGATTACGTTTTTGGCGATGAAGAAGTTGGATGAGGGGGATTTGTTTAAGTTCAGTTGGTTTATGGATATCTTTATGTGTTTGTATTATGTGATATTTACGCCGGCGTTGTTGTTTAAGTCGAAGAACAAGTGGTAA
- the rsmG gene encoding 16S rRNA (guanine(527)-N(7))-methyltransferase RsmG: MDIIQKYFGDFTPTQVGQFSALFELYKDWNEKINVISRKDIDALYEKHVLHSLAIAAIADFPDGHQVIDLGTGGGFPGIPLAIFFPEVKFHLVDAIGKKIKVVQGVAEALELKNVTTAHSRAEDIRDRKFDVIVSRAVAPLKDLWRWGKPLVKKAPAHAQEPGLICLKGGDLALEVQESGLRPRLTPVYQLFPEEFFKEKFVVVVNK, translated from the coding sequence ATGGACATCATTCAAAAATACTTCGGGGACTTCACCCCTACCCAGGTCGGACAATTCTCAGCACTGTTCGAACTTTACAAGGATTGGAACGAAAAGATCAACGTCATTTCCCGTAAAGACATTGATGCCTTATATGAAAAACACGTGCTGCACTCACTGGCAATCGCTGCAATTGCTGACTTCCCGGATGGCCACCAGGTAATCGACCTTGGTACTGGTGGTGGTTTCCCAGGCATTCCACTGGCTATTTTTTTCCCGGAGGTAAAGTTCCACCTTGTGGACGCCATTGGTAAAAAGATCAAAGTAGTACAGGGTGTAGCCGAAGCACTGGAATTAAAGAACGTAACCACTGCCCACTCCCGCGCAGAAGATATCAGGGATAGAAAATTCGATGTCATTGTATCCCGTGCTGTAGCTCCCCTCAAGGACCTTTGGCGCTGGGGAAAACCATTGGTTAAAAAAGCCCCTGCTCATGCCCAGGAACCCGGTCTCATTTGCCTGAAAGGCGGCGACCTGGCCCTGGAAGTACAGGAAAGTGGCCTCAGACCCCGCCTTACTCCCGTTTACCAGCTATTCCCTGAAGAGTTCTTCAAGGAAAAATTCGTAGTAGTGGTAAATAAGTAA
- a CDS encoding RNA polymerase sigma factor produces the protein MAAEQNERIQETVRKERQRLLHFIRKRVNNVADAEDILQDVLYQFTEYSRLGSQIDSITAWLFTVTRNKITDWFRKKRETTFSDHTQEIDGEETLFLSELIADQDAKSDAPLTRKILAEAIMEAIEELPEEQRYAFIQHELEGKSFKELSAETGIPVNTLLSRKRYAVLHLRERLAQLYEEL, from the coding sequence ATGGCTGCTGAACAAAATGAGCGCATACAGGAAACGGTGCGGAAGGAGCGGCAACGTCTACTCCATTTTATCCGGAAACGGGTGAATAATGTGGCGGATGCAGAAGATATTTTACAGGACGTTTTGTATCAGTTTACGGAATACTCCCGGCTGGGTAGTCAGATTGACTCTATTACCGCCTGGTTATTCACCGTAACACGTAATAAAATTACCGACTGGTTCCGCAAAAAACGGGAGACTACCTTCAGCGATCATACACAGGAAATAGATGGAGAAGAGACTTTGTTCCTATCCGAACTGATAGCCGATCAGGACGCCAAAAGTGACGCACCACTCACACGAAAAATTTTAGCAGAAGCGATTATGGAAGCCATAGAAGAGCTGCCGGAAGAACAGCGCTATGCATTTATACAGCATGAACTGGAAGGGAAATCCTTCAAGGAATTGTCTGCTGAAACCGGCATACCCGTGAATACCCTATTATCGAGAAAACGCTATGCTGTACTGCACCTTCGCGAACGGCTGGCACAATTGTATGAAGAATTGTAA
- a CDS encoding M1 family metallopeptidase, with protein sequence MSVVKGLMVCLLAAGFVPAQAQPDRWQQRVKYVMDVNVDATTNRFTGKQKLEYTNNSPDTLYKVFYHLYWNAFQPGSMMDVRSRELGKTVIGRDAKGNERRDWDYRVADRISKFTPEQTGYQHVLSLKRDGVPQPFNMLETILEVPLKKPILPHSTTTFEMEFEAQVPVQTRRSGRNNSEGVDYSMSQWYPKMCEYDYEGWHATPYIAREFYGVWGDYDVKIAMDKKFVIAATGYLQNPNQIGYGYEMTGTKVIRPAGEKLNWHFIANNVHDFVWAADPDYKHITQQVDGFVAHFFYIENDITRETWPAFAKMIPRAYEYIKAHYGPYPYKSFSFIQGGDGGMEYPMATLIMGNGKLEGLYGLGVHEWMHSWYQGMLGTNESLYPWMDEGFTTFAENNVLYHTLDSTKESFAQEGSYNGYYNLVKSGFEEPMSTHSDHYNTNYGYTQTAYNKGAVFLEQLGYVIGTENRDKGLLRYYSDWRFKHPNPNDFIREMEKESGIALDWYKQYLVYSVKHIDYGIDTVFTNDNSKTVIRLRRVDNFPMPIDLLVTTKAGKKFMHYIPLSLMYGTKPNEDGNIMRTVHDAWRWTSPTYDVVIDTPMSDIGEIVIDPSLRMADINRSNNTLKL encoded by the coding sequence ATGTCAGTAGTTAAAGGCCTGATGGTGTGCCTGTTGGCAGCAGGTTTCGTCCCTGCGCAGGCACAGCCTGACCGTTGGCAACAACGGGTAAAATATGTTATGGATGTAAATGTAGATGCAACCACTAACCGTTTTACAGGTAAGCAAAAACTGGAGTATACCAATAACTCACCCGATACATTGTACAAGGTGTTCTATCACCTTTACTGGAATGCGTTTCAGCCTGGCAGTATGATGGATGTGCGTAGCCGTGAGCTGGGCAAAACAGTGATAGGTCGTGACGCCAAAGGCAATGAAAGGAGAGACTGGGATTACCGTGTAGCAGATAGGATCTCTAAATTCACACCAGAGCAAACCGGTTATCAGCATGTGCTTTCACTGAAACGTGATGGGGTACCACAGCCTTTCAATATGCTGGAAACCATCCTGGAAGTACCGCTGAAAAAGCCAATCCTGCCGCATAGCACCACTACCTTCGAAATGGAATTTGAGGCACAGGTACCGGTGCAAACCCGCCGTAGTGGCCGTAATAATTCAGAAGGTGTAGACTACTCCATGTCGCAGTGGTATCCTAAAATGTGTGAATACGATTACGAAGGCTGGCATGCCACTCCTTACATCGCACGTGAGTTCTACGGTGTATGGGGTGATTATGATGTGAAGATTGCGATGGACAAAAAATTCGTGATTGCAGCTACCGGCTATTTACAGAATCCTAACCAGATCGGTTATGGATATGAAATGACAGGCACCAAAGTAATCCGTCCTGCAGGGGAGAAGCTGAACTGGCATTTCATTGCAAACAACGTACATGATTTTGTATGGGCAGCGGATCCTGATTATAAGCACATCACCCAACAGGTAGATGGCTTTGTCGCACACTTCTTCTACATTGAGAATGATATCACCAGGGAAACCTGGCCTGCATTTGCAAAGATGATCCCACGTGCATATGAATATATCAAAGCACATTATGGTCCTTATCCTTATAAGAGCTTTAGCTTTATTCAAGGTGGCGATGGTGGTATGGAATACCCCATGGCTACGTTGATCATGGGCAATGGTAAACTGGAAGGATTATATGGATTGGGTGTGCATGAATGGATGCATAGCTGGTACCAGGGAATGCTGGGTACCAACGAAAGCCTGTATCCATGGATGGATGAAGGTTTCACAACATTTGCAGAGAACAATGTATTGTATCATACATTGGATTCTACCAAAGAATCATTTGCACAGGAAGGGTCTTACAATGGCTATTACAACCTTGTAAAAAGCGGGTTTGAAGAGCCAATGAGTACCCATTCTGATCATTACAATACGAACTATGGTTATACACAGACAGCGTACAATAAAGGCGCAGTGTTCTTAGAGCAGTTAGGTTATGTAATCGGTACTGAGAACAGGGATAAAGGATTGCTGCGTTATTATTCAGACTGGCGTTTCAAACATCCGAATCCAAATGACTTCATTCGTGAAATGGAGAAGGAGAGTGGGATAGCACTGGATTGGTACAAGCAATACTTAGTCTATTCTGTGAAGCATATTGACTATGGAATTGATACGGTTTTCACCAACGATAATAGCAAGACAGTAATTCGTTTGCGCAGAGTGGATAACTTCCCAATGCCGATTGATTTGTTGGTAACGACAAAGGCAGGTAAGAAGTTCATGCATTATATACCGCTGTCACTGATGTATGGTACAAAGCCCAATGAAGATGGTAATATTATGCGAACCGTGCATGATGCATGGAGGTGGACCAGCCCTACATACGATGTAGTGATTGATACGCCAATGAGTGATATAGGAGAAATAGTGATCGATCCCAGCTTACGCATGGCAGACATTAACCGCAGTAACAATACGTTGAAGTTGTAA
- the rsmI gene encoding 16S rRNA (cytidine(1402)-2'-O)-methyltransferase gives MKLYLVPSPIGNLADITYRAVKVLEEADLVLAEDTRTSGVLLKHYNINKPITPYHQHNEHKVLQHLLQQLQAGKTMALITDAGTPGVSDPGFLLVRECVRAGVPVECLPGATAFVPALVNSGIPMTRFAFEGFLPLKKGRHTLFTQLATDERTLVFYESPHRLVKTLEDMIGYFGADRQCCVSRELTKMFEENKRGTLQEVHDYFREKGIKGEIVLILQGAPGRKKAQEEEE, from the coding sequence ATGAAGCTTTATCTCGTTCCATCTCCCATAGGCAATCTTGCCGATATTACTTACCGCGCTGTAAAAGTACTGGAAGAGGCAGACCTGGTGCTGGCAGAAGATACCCGCACCTCTGGTGTGCTATTGAAGCACTACAACATCAATAAACCCATCACTCCTTATCATCAGCACAATGAGCACAAGGTATTGCAGCACCTGTTACAACAGTTACAGGCCGGCAAAACAATGGCCCTGATCACCGACGCCGGCACACCCGGTGTATCTGATCCCGGATTTTTGCTGGTGAGGGAATGTGTACGTGCTGGTGTACCTGTGGAATGCCTGCCAGGTGCTACTGCTTTTGTGCCGGCACTGGTCAACAGTGGTATACCTATGACCCGGTTTGCTTTTGAAGGCTTTCTGCCATTGAAGAAAGGCCGCCATACGCTGTTTACACAGCTGGCTACAGACGAACGTACCCTCGTATTTTATGAATCTCCACACCGCCTTGTAAAAACACTCGAAGATATGATCGGTTACTTTGGCGCTGACAGACAATGCTGCGTGAGCCGTGAACTGACCAAGATGTTCGAGGAAAATAAGAGAGGTACCCTGCAGGAAGTACATGACTACTTCAGGGAAAAAGGGATAAAAGGGGAAATCGTACTGATTTTACAGGGTGCTCCCGGCAGGAAAAAAGCACAGGAAGAAGAAGAATAA
- the purS gene encoding phosphoribosylformylglycinamidine synthase subunit PurS, with product MTFTAHINVMPLKELLDPQGKAVMSGLKNLGITQINDVRIGKHIILHIEAATKEEAQTLAENACQKLLANQVMESFEVTIQ from the coding sequence ATGACGTTTACTGCACATATCAACGTGATGCCACTGAAAGAATTACTGGATCCCCAGGGAAAAGCGGTAATGAGTGGTTTAAAGAATCTTGGCATTACCCAGATCAATGATGTGAGAATCGGGAAACATATTATTCTGCATATAGAAGCTGCTACAAAAGAAGAAGCACAGACCCTGGCTGAGAACGCCTGTCAGAAACTGCTGGCCAACCAGGTAATGGAATCTTTTGAAGTAACTATTCAATAA
- a CDS encoding CDP-alcohol phosphatidyltransferase family protein — protein MKQLPNILTLGNLFCGALAIIYILHAPQYIAEFNGHDYAVTNPAPVYWASGLVVLAAIFDFLDGMAARLLKLGSPFGKELDSLADIVTFGVVPGMIFFRLLRSAYMQMPDVFDVSYVNLAPALLVPCFAAFRLAKFNLDTRQSENFIGVPTPAVGLLVASFPLIMLYNPYNLAHYLQNIWLLYIMIVVLCYLMVAEMPMMSMKFRNFNLSQNWPRFLLLILAILAIPVLKFATVPFVFVLYVVLSAAVRPATTAK, from the coding sequence ATGAAACAACTTCCTAACATCCTTACACTGGGTAATTTGTTTTGCGGAGCGCTGGCAATTATTTACATCCTGCATGCACCACAATACATCGCTGAATTCAATGGACATGACTACGCCGTAACGAATCCTGCACCTGTCTACTGGGCATCCGGGCTGGTAGTACTGGCTGCGATATTTGATTTTCTGGACGGGATGGCTGCACGCCTGTTGAAACTAGGTTCCCCATTTGGAAAGGAGCTGGATTCACTGGCAGATATCGTGACGTTTGGTGTAGTGCCGGGTATGATCTTCTTCCGTTTGTTGCGTAGTGCTTATATGCAGATGCCGGATGTATTTGACGTATCTTATGTCAACCTGGCTCCGGCCTTGCTGGTGCCTTGTTTTGCAGCATTTCGCCTGGCTAAGTTCAACCTGGACACCCGTCAGTCAGAGAATTTCATTGGGGTGCCTACCCCGGCAGTAGGATTGCTGGTAGCGTCTTTCCCATTAATTATGCTGTACAATCCATATAACCTGGCGCATTACCTGCAGAATATCTGGCTCCTGTATATTATGATAGTAGTGCTTTGTTACCTGATGGTGGCAGAGATGCCGATGATGAGCATGAAGTTCAGGAATTTCAATCTTTCACAGAATTGGCCACGGTTTCTACTGTTGATATTAGCAATATTGGCAATACCAGTATTAAAATTTGCAACAGTGCCGTTTGTATTTGTTTTATATGTCGTATTATCAGCGGCGGTACGTCCTGCTACAACAGCTAAGTAA
- a CDS encoding Xaa-Pro aminopeptidase, whose amino-acid sequence MKNLPLDSQIFIKNRQRFIAEMQPNSIAIINSNDELPSNGDALYRFEQNHDLYWLTGVEQEDTMLILYPDNPDPKYREVLVLVRPNELKEKWDGYRLRKDEALAVSGIATVIWLDVLDGLLQPWIHEATNIYLNTNENNRKSSLIAVRDYRYAQEMRARYPLHNYLRAAVIFKKLRAVKTPEEIKVLQTAIDITEKALRRLFRFIRPGVYEHEIQAEIIHEFLSNRSDGEAYTSIIASGDRARTLHYVSNNQECKDGELVLMDFGAAYGGYNADLTRTVPVNGKFTPRQREVYDACLHLHNYAKSILKPGLTIAKYHEMMGEEAGKVFVKINLLKEEDIKNQDPESPAYRKYLYHGISHHLGVGVHDLGPSFWQPIPDGAVLTIEPGIYIEEEKMGVRIENNVWITSKGNIDLMKNIPITADEIESLMKK is encoded by the coding sequence TTTTCATCAAAAATCGCCAGCGCTTTATTGCGGAAATGCAACCCAATTCCATTGCAATCATCAATTCCAACGATGAGTTGCCCAGCAATGGAGACGCTTTATACAGATTCGAGCAAAACCATGACCTGTACTGGTTGACGGGTGTTGAGCAGGAGGATACCATGCTCATTTTATACCCGGACAATCCGGATCCTAAGTACAGGGAAGTGCTTGTATTAGTACGTCCAAATGAGTTGAAAGAGAAATGGGATGGCTACCGTTTGCGTAAAGACGAGGCACTGGCTGTATCGGGTATAGCTACGGTTATCTGGCTGGATGTACTGGATGGATTATTACAACCCTGGATTCACGAAGCCACTAATATCTATTTAAATACCAACGAGAATAACCGTAAATCCAGCCTCATTGCTGTCAGGGATTATCGCTATGCACAGGAAATGCGTGCCCGTTATCCTTTGCACAACTACCTGAGAGCGGCTGTTATTTTCAAAAAACTGCGTGCAGTTAAGACACCTGAAGAGATCAAAGTACTGCAAACCGCGATTGACATTACAGAAAAGGCACTTCGCCGTCTGTTCAGGTTCATTCGTCCAGGTGTATATGAGCACGAAATTCAGGCAGAGATCATACACGAATTCCTTTCTAACCGTTCAGATGGTGAAGCCTATACTTCTATCATTGCCAGCGGCGACCGTGCCCGCACCCTGCACTATGTTTCCAACAACCAGGAGTGTAAAGACGGCGAACTGGTACTGATGGACTTCGGTGCTGCTTATGGTGGTTACAATGCAGACCTGACACGTACCGTACCGGTGAATGGTAAATTCACTCCCCGTCAGCGTGAAGTATACGATGCCTGCCTGCACCTGCATAACTATGCTAAATCAATCCTGAAGCCAGGACTGACCATTGCAAAATATCATGAAATGATGGGGGAAGAAGCAGGAAAAGTGTTCGTAAAAATCAACCTGCTGAAGGAAGAAGATATCAAAAACCAGGATCCTGAATCACCTGCATACCGCAAATACCTGTATCATGGTATCAGCCATCACCTGGGTGTAGGCGTACACGATTTAGGGCCATCTTTCTGGCAGCCAATTCCTGATGGCGCCGTACTGACCATTGAGCCAGGTATCTACATCGAAGAAGAGAAGATGGGGGTACGGATTGAAAACAACGTGTGGATAACATCAAAAGGCAATATAGACCTGATGAAAAATATTCCTATCACTGCTGATGAAATAGAATCTTTAATGAAAAAATAA